The following proteins are co-located in the Deltaproteobacteria bacterium genome:
- a CDS encoding RNA-binding protein — protein MAMKLFVGNLPFNTTDADLMALFGQVGEVASANVIVDKFTSRSRGFGFVEMTNTDEAEAAIERFNGHDMQGRPLTVNQAKPQEPRAGGGGRGGFQRGGGDRDRDRDRRW, from the coding sequence ATGGCAATGAAGCTTTTTGTTGGCAATCTGCCGTTCAACACAACAGACGCAGACCTGATGGCGCTCTTCGGGCAAGTCGGCGAAGTCGCATCGGCCAATGTGATTGTGGACAAATTTACCAGCCGTTCGCGCGGGTTCGGCTTCGTCGAAATGACCAATACGGACGAAGCCGAAGCGGCGATCGAGCGCTTTAACGGGCACGACATGCAGGGGCGTCCGTTGACGGTCAATCAAGCCAAACCGCAAGAACCGCGCGCGGGCGGCGGCGGTCGCGGTGGCTTTCAGCGTGGTGGCGGGGACCGTGATCGCGATCGCGACCGTCGTTGGTAG